In Rubidibacter lacunae KORDI 51-2, a genomic segment contains:
- a CDS encoding sensor histidine kinase, with protein MFQATRRRLTLWYAAATALLLLLFASGVYFYVRGTLIERVDDTLKHVVEVVERSLAVETGAAGELRVNVEASFRNSAPTVAADRIDLEWFDPMERRLWTTLDAGDPVPLHPQNHVETIRLDSGQLLRQVTAAVQRDRHILGYLRVSHPWFEVTKPIQQLLVDLTVGTGTLAIAVAAIGWFLSGKAIAPVRESYQSLKQFTADASHELRNPIATLQTNVQMALDYPDAQLQQQQLQAIERLTKRLGRLVNDLLFLARSDSGTVTTNEEIVPLDALLIEIVEEQQVVAEKQGTYLSFHIVEPPDRPADADNTFAMLGDWDQLARLFTNLISNGLQHAEPVSDGGELAVAVELQTLRRSGMSHLEVKISDNGRGIPIEIVPHLFDRFYRAEPYGDRLGANGAGLGLAIARAIVENHRGQIEVSSSLDTGTTFAVILPVRHKDNRPER; from the coding sequence GTGTTTCAAGCGACGCGCCGCCGACTGACACTCTGGTACGCTGCCGCCACGGCTTTATTGCTGCTGCTGTTTGCTTCTGGCGTCTATTTTTACGTTCGCGGCACGCTGATCGAGCGCGTGGACGATACGCTCAAGCACGTGGTTGAGGTGGTCGAACGATCGTTAGCAGTCGAGACTGGTGCAGCTGGTGAGCTGCGGGTCAACGTTGAGGCAAGTTTTCGCAACAGTGCTCCGACGGTAGCCGCCGATCGCATTGACTTAGAGTGGTTCGACCCAATGGAACGGCGCCTGTGGACGACCCTTGACGCTGGCGACCCAGTCCCATTGCACCCACAAAACCACGTCGAAACTATTCGGCTCGACAGCGGACAACTGCTAAGGCAGGTTACAGCAGCAGTGCAGCGCGATCGCCATATACTGGGATATTTACGTGTCAGCCATCCGTGGTTCGAAGTCACCAAACCCATCCAGCAGTTGCTCGTTGACTTGACCGTCGGGACGGGTACACTGGCGATCGCCGTCGCTGCAATCGGATGGTTTTTGTCTGGCAAAGCGATCGCACCCGTCCGTGAGTCATATCAAAGCCTCAAGCAATTCACCGCTGACGCTTCGCACGAACTGCGCAATCCGATTGCCACGCTCCAGACGAACGTCCAGATGGCACTGGATTATCCTGACGCCCAACTCCAACAACAACAATTGCAGGCAATCGAACGGCTGACCAAACGTCTAGGGCGTTTGGTCAACGACTTATTGTTCCTTGCTCGCTCCGACAGCGGCACGGTAACAACGAATGAAGAAATCGTCCCGCTCGACGCATTGCTGATCGAAATCGTCGAAGAGCAGCAAGTCGTTGCCGAGAAACAGGGGACATACCTATCTTTTCATATCGTCGAGCCGCCCGATCGACCCGCGGATGCCGACAATACATTCGCCATGCTGGGCGACTGGGACCAGCTCGCGCGACTGTTCACGAACCTAATTAGCAATGGCCTTCAGCATGCCGAACCAGTCTCAGACGGAGGCGAATTGGCGGTTGCGGTGGAACTGCAAACCCTTCGGCGGTCGGGCATGTCGCACTTGGAAGTCAAAATCAGCGATAACGGGCGCGGGATTCCGATCGAAATCGTACCGCACCTGTTCGATCGCTTTTACCGTGCCGAACCCTATGGCGATCGGCTCGGCGCTAACGGTGCGGGATTGGGATTGGCGATCGCGCGGGCGATCGTCGAGAACCATCGCGGGCAGATTGAAGTGTCGAGCTCGCTCGACACCGGCACGACATTTGCAGTCATCCTGCCAGTGCGCCACAAGGACAATCGCCCCGAACGCTGA